The Paraburkholderia hospita genome includes a window with the following:
- a CDS encoding 3-ketoacyl-ACP reductase yields MEQRQVALVTGARRGIGRAIALELANAGFDVAITDVETSEELVATRADIERIGVKCVALTSNLADIAHHDALFQAVEDALGPVTCLVNNAGVSVMSRGDLLDVTPESYDRCLNVNTRGTFFLMQAFGRRVAKGPQPAVNRSIITITSSNAVAASPQRSEYCISKAGLSMATTLFSLRLAELGVGVFEVQPGLIETEMTAPSKARYDALMENGLTAIKRWGTPNEVALTVRTLAKGGLPFSVGQAIRVDGGLLVSKY; encoded by the coding sequence ATGGAGCAACGCCAAGTCGCACTGGTTACGGGCGCTCGTCGCGGCATCGGTCGAGCGATCGCGCTCGAGCTTGCCAATGCGGGGTTCGACGTCGCAATCACGGACGTCGAGACATCAGAGGAGTTGGTCGCCACGCGCGCCGACATTGAACGCATCGGCGTGAAGTGTGTCGCGCTGACATCGAACCTCGCGGACATCGCGCACCACGACGCGCTGTTTCAGGCGGTCGAGGACGCGCTCGGCCCTGTCACCTGCCTGGTCAATAACGCCGGCGTGTCCGTCATGTCGCGCGGTGATCTTCTGGACGTCACGCCCGAAAGCTACGACCGCTGCCTGAACGTCAACACGCGAGGCACCTTCTTTCTGATGCAAGCATTCGGTCGGCGAGTCGCCAAAGGGCCCCAACCGGCCGTCAATCGCTCGATCATTACGATCACCTCATCCAACGCCGTCGCGGCGTCGCCCCAGCGCAGCGAGTACTGCATTTCGAAGGCGGGTCTGTCGATGGCCACCACCCTGTTCAGTTTGCGGCTTGCTGAATTGGGGGTCGGCGTATTCGAGGTGCAACCGGGCCTGATCGAGACGGAAATGACTGCGCCATCGAAGGCGCGCTACGACGCGCTCATGGAGAACGGGCTGACCGCCATCAAACGATGGGGAACGCCGAATGAAGTCGCACTTACCGTGCGCACGCTGGCGAAGGGTGGCCTGCCGTTCAGCGTTGGTCAGGCGATCCGCGTCGATGGCGGTCTTCTTGTTTCTAAATACTGA
- a CDS encoding dihydrodipicolinate synthase family protein, translating into MQIKLPTLDGALVDYRLTGTPLQVVKPAAPFNRIAYSAAHVVADPLRSGELGQPCAIDWDRTIEYRRYLLEQGLGIAEAMDTAQRGMGLPWESAKELIVRSLNETRDIPGALIASGCGTDHLPVSDARSCDDVIKAYLTQIESVQRAGGQIILMASRALARVARDANDYIRVYREVLSACNKPVILHWLGEAFDPELAGYWGHSNFENAAKVCLEVIAANEAKVDGTKISLLDDAKEIGFRRRLPASVKMYTGDDFNYPVLIAGDEFGYSHALLGIFDAIAPAASQALSALASNDLTRYNDLLAPTVPLSRHIFRAPTQYYKTGVVFLAYLNGFQPHFFMLGGHHGLRPPAYLAEVFRLADQANLLKDPELAVRRMRAVMTTLGCAE; encoded by the coding sequence ATGCAAATCAAGCTCCCCACCCTGGACGGCGCACTCGTTGACTACCGTCTGACCGGTACGCCACTGCAAGTCGTCAAGCCTGCGGCACCCTTTAACCGCATCGCCTACTCGGCTGCGCACGTAGTTGCCGATCCGCTGCGCAGCGGCGAACTCGGACAACCTTGCGCGATCGACTGGGACCGGACCATCGAATATCGCCGCTACCTGCTTGAGCAAGGGCTGGGGATCGCCGAGGCGATGGATACCGCGCAGCGTGGCATGGGTCTGCCGTGGGAGTCGGCCAAGGAACTGATCGTCCGGAGCCTGAATGAAACACGTGACATTCCCGGCGCGTTGATCGCATCCGGCTGCGGCACGGATCACTTGCCGGTCAGCGATGCCCGCTCGTGCGACGACGTGATCAAGGCGTACCTGACGCAAATCGAGAGCGTCCAGCGTGCGGGTGGCCAGATCATTCTGATGGCGAGCCGCGCCCTCGCGCGCGTGGCCAGGGATGCGAACGACTACATCCGCGTCTACCGGGAAGTGCTGTCTGCTTGCAACAAGCCGGTCATTCTCCACTGGCTTGGCGAGGCGTTCGATCCCGAACTGGCCGGATACTGGGGCCACAGCAACTTCGAAAACGCGGCCAAGGTCTGCCTCGAAGTCATCGCCGCGAATGAAGCGAAGGTCGACGGCACCAAGATTTCTCTGCTGGACGATGCGAAGGAAATCGGCTTCCGTCGTCGCCTACCGGCGTCCGTGAAGATGTACACAGGCGACGACTTCAACTATCCGGTTCTCATCGCTGGCGACGAGTTCGGCTACTCGCACGCGCTGCTCGGTATCTTCGACGCGATCGCGCCTGCCGCGTCACAAGCACTCTCTGCGTTGGCTTCGAACGATCTGACACGCTACAACGATCTTCTCGCACCGACAGTACCGCTGTCGCGCCACATCTTTCGCGCACCGACGCAGTACTACAAGACCGGGGTCGTGTTCCTCGCTTATCTGAACGGGTTCCAGCCGCACTTCTTCATGTTGGGCGGACATCACGGCCTGAGGCCGCCCGCCTATCTGGCAGAGGTCTTCCGACTTGCCGATCAAGCGAATCTTCTCAAGGATCCCGAGTTGGCCGTCCGCCGTATGCGAGCGGTCATGACGACGCTCGGGTGCGCGGAATGA
- a CDS encoding sugar phosphate isomerase/epimerase family protein, which produces MEPLHLTRCSINTATLGHREPIAVTIDRIAKAGFGGLAPWRHEVEGADVSKIARQIRALELKVTGYCRSTYFPASTEEQRLANIQSNVRALNDAAELGAECFVMVVGGLPEGSRDLSDARAQVQDGIGALLEAARKLGVRLAIEPLHPMYAGERSVINTIDQANALARELDPHNDGFLGIAVDVYHCWWNPQLEAAVSSIGKDNRILAYHVSDWLVPTTDTLLDRGMMGDGVIDLKGFRQSVENAGYARMVEVEIFSRDNWWKLPPDLVLKTCAERLQSVC; this is translated from the coding sequence ATGGAACCTCTGCACCTCACCCGTTGCTCCATCAACACCGCAACACTCGGACACCGCGAACCCATCGCCGTGACGATCGACCGGATCGCCAAGGCGGGGTTCGGTGGGCTCGCCCCTTGGCGTCATGAAGTCGAAGGGGCCGATGTGAGCAAGATCGCCAGGCAGATTCGCGCGCTCGAACTCAAAGTCACCGGGTACTGTCGGTCGACCTACTTCCCTGCCTCGACGGAAGAGCAGCGTCTGGCCAACATCCAGTCGAACGTTCGGGCATTGAACGATGCCGCCGAACTGGGTGCCGAGTGCTTCGTGATGGTCGTGGGTGGCCTGCCTGAAGGTAGCCGCGACCTGTCAGATGCACGCGCGCAGGTACAGGATGGGATCGGTGCGTTGCTGGAAGCAGCACGCAAGCTGGGCGTCCGGTTGGCGATCGAACCGCTGCATCCAATGTATGCGGGTGAAAGATCGGTGATCAACACCATCGACCAGGCGAACGCCCTTGCGCGCGAGCTTGATCCGCATAACGATGGTTTCCTGGGGATCGCGGTCGACGTCTACCACTGCTGGTGGAACCCTCAGTTGGAAGCGGCGGTCTCTTCGATCGGCAAGGACAACCGCATTCTCGCTTACCACGTCTCCGACTGGTTGGTACCGACGACAGACACGTTACTCGACCGGGGCATGATGGGAGACGGCGTGATCGACCTCAAGGGCTTCCGGCAGAGCGTCGAGAATGCGGGATATGCCCGCATGGTTGAAGTCGAGATCTTCTCGCGCGACAACTGGTGGAAACTGCCACCCGACCTCGTCTTGAAGACATGCGCGGAGAGGCTGCAATCGGTCTGCTGA
- a CDS encoding IS110 family RNA-guided transposase: MQENQQHSSVDVFVGVDVGKGHHHAVALDRRGKRLYNKALPNDEAKLRALITELKTHGQLLFVVDQPATIGALPVAVARDEDVLVAYLPGLAMRRIADLHAGEAKTDARDAAIIAEAARSMPHTLRSLRLADEPLAELTMLCGFDDDLAAQITQTSNRIRGLLTQIHPALERVVGPRLDHPAVLDLLERYPSPAELASASEKTLANRLTKLAPRMGKSLASDIVQALSEQAVIVPGTQAATIVMPRLAQQLASLRKQREEVASEVERLVHAHPLWPVLTSMPGVGVRTAARLLTEVAHKAFASAAHLAAYAGLAPVTRRSGSSIRGEHPSRRGNKVLKRALFLSAFAALRDPISRDYYTRKVQQGKRHNQALIALARRRCDVLFAMLRDGTLYQPKSAPTA, encoded by the coding sequence ATGCAAGAAAACCAACAACATAGCTCTGTCGATGTATTCGTCGGCGTCGATGTCGGCAAAGGCCACCATCACGCCGTCGCCCTCGATCGGCGCGGAAAGCGCCTTTACAACAAGGCGCTGCCCAACGATGAGGCCAAGCTGCGCGCCCTCATTACCGAACTCAAGACGCACGGCCAGCTCCTGTTCGTCGTCGATCAACCCGCCACCATCGGCGCGTTGCCCGTGGCAGTCGCCCGTGATGAAGATGTTCTGGTCGCATATCTACCGGGTCTGGCTATGCGCCGCATCGCCGACCTGCACGCCGGTGAAGCCAAGACTGATGCTCGCGATGCCGCCATCATTGCTGAAGCCGCGCGCTCAATGCCGCATACGCTGCGCTCACTTCGGCTGGCTGACGAACCACTCGCCGAACTCACCATGCTGTGCGGCTTCGACGACGATCTGGCGGCCCAGATCACGCAGACCAGCAACCGCATTCGAGGTCTGCTCACCCAGATCCATCCGGCGCTGGAAAGGGTCGTGGGGCCGCGGCTCGACCATCCGGCCGTGCTCGATCTGCTTGAGCGATACCCGTCACCCGCCGAGCTCGCCTCAGCCAGCGAGAAAACACTCGCCAACCGCCTCACCAAACTCGCACCTCGCATGGGCAAGAGCCTGGCTTCCGACATCGTCCAGGCGCTCAGCGAACAGGCTGTGATCGTGCCCGGTACTCAGGCCGCAACCATCGTCATGCCGCGTCTTGCCCAGCAACTCGCATCCTTGCGCAAGCAACGCGAGGAGGTTGCCAGCGAAGTTGAACGTCTGGTGCACGCACACCCTCTTTGGCCGGTCCTGACCAGCATGCCGGGAGTCGGCGTCAGGACCGCCGCCAGACTCCTCACTGAAGTCGCTCACAAAGCCTTCGCATCGGCTGCGCATCTCGCCGCCTACGCCGGCCTCGCCCCGGTGACCCGACGCTCGGGCTCGTCCATCCGTGGCGAACACCCGTCCAGACGGGGCAACAAGGTACTCAAGAGAGCGCTCTTCCTCTCGGCCTTTGCTGCCCTGCGAGACCCGATCTCAAGGGACTATTACACGCGCAAGGTCCAGCAGGGCAAGCGCCACAATCAGGCGCTCATCGCTCTCGCTCGACGACGCTGCGACGTGCTGTTCGCCATGCTGCGCGACGGCACCCTCTACCAACCAAAATCCGCCCCTACCGCTTGA
- a CDS encoding dodecin — MNDHVYKQIELTGSSTKSSDDAIRCAIEKAGKTLRNMHWFEVVETRGQIEDNKVSHWQVTLKVGLRIED, encoded by the coding sequence ATGAACGACCACGTGTACAAGCAGATCGAGCTGACCGGTTCGTCGACGAAATCCAGCGACGACGCCATCCGTTGCGCGATCGAAAAAGCTGGTAAAACGCTCCGCAATATGCACTGGTTTGAAGTCGTGGAGACGCGCGGTCAAATCGAAGACAATAAGGTCTCGCACTGGCAGGTGACACTGAAGGTCGGCTTGCGCATCGAGGATTGA
- a CDS encoding SET domain-containing protein → MKSRRRISVRSLPIHGKGVFATVTILGGELICEYKGKRVPREAAMTGPPRDLAQPDHTFLFDVGDGYVIDGAIGGNSARWINHSCNPNCVPELDGQKIFIRARRRIDAGEELSIDYALVSDEKMSRALRERYACHCGARRCRGTMIAGSGSR, encoded by the coding sequence ATGAAGAGTCGACGTCGAATCTCGGTACGCAGCTTACCCATTCACGGTAAAGGTGTGTTCGCGACCGTGACGATCCTGGGCGGGGAACTGATCTGCGAGTACAAGGGAAAACGGGTCCCAAGGGAAGCAGCGATGACCGGTCCTCCCCGGGATCTTGCGCAACCGGACCACACCTTCCTTTTTGATGTCGGAGATGGTTACGTCATCGACGGTGCCATCGGTGGCAACAGCGCACGATGGATTAACCATTCGTGCAATCCCAATTGCGTACCGGAGCTGGACGGACAGAAAATCTTCATTCGTGCCCGGCGCAGGATTGACGCGGGTGAAGAATTGAGCATCGACTATGCTCTTGTCAGTGATGAGAAGATGTCAAGGGCACTTCGCGAACGGTATGCCTGCCACTGTGGGGCCCGGCGATGTCGAGGTACGATGATCGCTGGAAGCGGGTCGCGATAG
- a CDS encoding site-specific integrase — protein MTARRTTIRQLPLTEVVDRDTPGATPVSITTPEGGAIYHTVLLADPDTSRRRDSRPQSIAGTFPLFPVVRLADGTPWAEANIWLIDMMESKSSPNMLTFASIADDLVAFRRYLDDEGIDWLVFPVNKRQRPTYRYSASIKLAVQAGELSPSVARRRMGTIVRFYRWLMTEAGFKPVNAPWVESDRFIEFKDQKGFSSVIEVKTTDLSISGRRAEDPWDDRIQDGARLRPLPSSEQSVLLESLAALGNTEMTLVHLFALLTGARIQTVLTMRAKHVMRKPGEFHGDDIRLACGPGTGIDTKGGVKGVLHLPRGFYERLYIYMHSDRARKRRQLADGGDHFDQPLFLSHRGAPLYEDRASRAPVSTGPHVRRHLKTGQAVRQFIRDELLPMMRVQLGNPRYEFSFHDLRATYGLNMVDTMTANETKYTRALDQLRQLMWHARPSTTEIYLGYRENRKLFDAVQDGWGTHLSALVTRALDTAVAA, from the coding sequence ATGACAGCAAGACGAACCACCATCCGGCAACTGCCGTTGACCGAGGTTGTTGACCGCGACACACCCGGCGCGACGCCGGTCAGCATCACCACGCCCGAGGGCGGCGCCATCTACCACACGGTCCTGCTCGCAGACCCGGACACCAGCAGGAGGCGCGACTCCCGTCCGCAGTCGATCGCAGGTACCTTCCCACTTTTCCCTGTTGTCCGACTCGCGGACGGCACGCCGTGGGCTGAGGCGAACATCTGGCTCATCGATATGATGGAGTCGAAGTCGTCGCCCAACATGCTGACCTTCGCCAGCATCGCAGACGATCTGGTGGCGTTCCGTCGTTATCTGGATGACGAGGGCATCGACTGGCTGGTGTTCCCCGTGAACAAGCGGCAACGTCCGACCTACCGCTATAGCGCCTCGATCAAGCTGGCCGTGCAGGCAGGCGAACTGTCTCCGAGCGTCGCCAGGCGTCGTATGGGCACTATCGTGCGCTTCTATCGCTGGCTAATGACCGAAGCAGGCTTCAAGCCCGTGAACGCGCCGTGGGTCGAATCTGACCGGTTCATCGAGTTCAAGGACCAGAAGGGCTTCAGCAGCGTGATCGAGGTCAAGACCACCGACCTGTCGATCAGTGGTCGGCGCGCAGAAGACCCGTGGGACGACCGCATTCAGGACGGCGCTCGCCTGCGCCCGCTCCCCTCTTCCGAGCAGTCGGTACTGCTTGAATCGTTAGCCGCTCTCGGCAACACCGAGATGACGCTCGTTCATCTGTTCGCACTGTTGACGGGCGCTCGGATCCAGACGGTACTGACCATGCGCGCGAAACACGTGATGCGCAAGCCGGGCGAGTTTCACGGCGACGACATCCGTCTCGCCTGCGGACCGGGTACGGGCATCGACACGAAGGGCGGTGTCAAGGGCGTGTTGCATCTGCCGCGCGGTTTCTACGAGCGGCTGTACATCTATATGCACAGCGATCGTGCGCGCAAGCGTCGCCAACTGGCAGACGGCGGCGATCACTTCGACCAGCCGCTCTTTCTGAGCCATCGCGGTGCGCCGCTCTACGAGGACCGCGCGTCGCGCGCCCCGGTCAGCACTGGCCCGCACGTACGCCGTCACCTCAAGACGGGGCAGGCCGTACGCCAGTTCATCAGGGACGAACTGTTGCCCATGATGCGCGTACAGCTCGGCAACCCCAGGTACGAGTTCAGCTTCCACGACCTGCGCGCGACCTACGGGCTGAACATGGTCGACACGATGACAGCGAATGAGACTAAGTACACCCGGGCACTCGATCAGTTGCGGCAGTTGATGTGGCACGCCCGGCCGTCCACGACCGAGATTTACCTCGGCTACCGCGAGAACCGCAAGCTCTTCGACGCTGTGCAGGACGGCTGGGGCACGCACCTGTCGGCACTGGTCACGCGCGCCCTCGACACTGCGGTGGCAGCATGA
- a CDS encoding integrase translates to MSRLYEEVCMPLAEGTTLLHPERALLKWEGLASRSDIGRICYLTRDTSSRQRTRRTFDQTSFSSERAKVVRLLVAQLSGRMTLGAMRPKTVYGALRVMLDFVNWADMQGLHQVLCDEKATADAVHRYFREKREQVSLGSLHRNSVARYQRNLLSMLRELFRDDDFCTDARVLRSQEAASVPTAVPDAEAQASLLAWADALFNSITTLVLDFKPYPMHVTTARGEHLCLVPHPFGRNKGDDSRGLLGWNLETGEPRTREELTTRMAGAGAKNPRTSSWSIARLTAKNLAAANADAQSPIRRSHASIAVSCFAALFLAETGINLAQLLAMKWSPGLAASLQDASVARQKFREVKYRAAGKDVTFTVSLGFMPKLKTYLALREYLVQDADCDGLFIVVGNQVQLRRPIGLPTEFLTLLYARLNKLGIVLPRISARQWRAAKQDWAVSNHGPIVAAKLMGHSLATALRSYSNGTDAAHKAEMGAFLALVEKTVLKPVNDPAGSIRSAVGVCIEFNKPAPIAASVTVQPDCRSTEGCLFCDQYRVHADVADIRKLLSCRHCVRLVSGRADSIEQYDSSFGAVLRRVDFLLDELRKRDAALVHQIEQDVDIEGNLDTFWLAKLNQLFELGVA, encoded by the coding sequence ATGAGCCGCCTTTATGAGGAAGTGTGCATGCCGCTCGCGGAGGGCACAACGCTGCTGCACCCCGAACGCGCGTTGCTCAAGTGGGAAGGCCTTGCCAGCAGGTCCGATATCGGGCGGATCTGCTACCTGACGCGTGATACGTCGAGCCGGCAGCGCACGCGACGCACTTTCGACCAAACAAGCTTCAGCAGCGAACGGGCCAAGGTCGTACGCCTGCTGGTGGCGCAGCTTTCCGGGCGTATGACCCTTGGCGCGATGCGTCCGAAGACGGTCTACGGTGCTCTGCGCGTCATGCTTGACTTCGTCAACTGGGCCGACATGCAGGGCCTGCATCAGGTGCTCTGTGACGAGAAGGCTACCGCGGACGCGGTTCATCGCTACTTCCGTGAGAAGCGCGAACAGGTCTCATTGGGCAGCCTGCACCGCAATTCCGTCGCCCGCTATCAGCGCAATCTGCTGTCGATGCTACGTGAGCTCTTCAGAGACGACGACTTCTGTACCGATGCGAGGGTGCTGCGCAGCCAAGAGGCTGCTTCTGTGCCAACGGCTGTGCCAGATGCCGAAGCACAAGCCTCCCTGCTCGCATGGGCTGACGCACTCTTCAACAGCATCACCACGCTCGTACTCGATTTCAAGCCGTACCCGATGCACGTGACCACGGCACGAGGCGAGCATCTTTGCCTTGTTCCGCACCCATTTGGCCGTAATAAAGGCGACGACTCGCGCGGCCTGCTTGGCTGGAATCTGGAGACGGGAGAGCCGCGCACTCGCGAAGAACTCACGACGCGCATGGCTGGGGCAGGAGCTAAAAATCCTCGAACGAGTTCGTGGAGCATCGCCAGGCTAACGGCTAAAAATCTTGCGGCGGCGAACGCGGACGCGCAGTCTCCGATCCGCCGCTCGCACGCTTCGATAGCGGTCTCCTGTTTCGCCGCGCTGTTTCTCGCCGAAACAGGCATCAATCTCGCGCAACTGCTGGCCATGAAGTGGAGCCCGGGGCTCGCCGCGAGCCTGCAGGATGCGTCAGTTGCACGTCAGAAGTTTCGCGAGGTCAAGTACCGTGCAGCCGGGAAGGACGTAACGTTTACCGTCTCGTTGGGTTTCATGCCGAAGCTCAAGACGTATCTGGCGCTGCGCGAGTATCTGGTGCAGGACGCAGACTGCGACGGGTTATTCATCGTAGTCGGGAATCAGGTACAGCTACGACGGCCAATCGGTCTCCCAACCGAATTTCTGACTCTGCTTTACGCGCGGCTCAACAAGCTCGGGATCGTGCTGCCGCGAATTAGCGCACGTCAGTGGCGCGCGGCGAAGCAGGATTGGGCGGTGAGCAACCACGGCCCCATCGTCGCAGCGAAGCTGATGGGGCACTCGCTGGCCACGGCACTGCGTTCATACTCGAACGGCACGGACGCCGCACACAAGGCAGAGATGGGCGCGTTCCTCGCTTTGGTGGAGAAGACCGTGCTCAAGCCCGTCAACGACCCGGCGGGCAGCATCAGGAGTGCGGTGGGTGTCTGCATCGAGTTCAACAAGCCTGCGCCAATCGCGGCATCGGTCACCGTACAGCCTGATTGCCGCTCGACCGAAGGGTGTCTCTTCTGCGACCAGTACCGCGTACACGCTGACGTCGCCGACATCCGCAAGCTGCTGAGCTGTCGTCACTGCGTCAGGCTCGTGAGCGGACGTGCCGACTCGATTGAGCAGTACGACAGTTCGTTCGGTGCCGTGCTGCGGCGCGTTGACTTCCTGCTGGATGAACTGCGCAAGCGCGACGCCGCGTTGGTCCATCAGATTGAGCAGGACGTTGACATCGAAGGGAATCTGGACACTTTCTGGTTGGCCAAGCTCAACCAGCTTTTCGAATTGGGAGTGGCATGA
- a CDS encoding integrase → MNNTLIAPIAERPDWYRVEDDTVVTHDTAGNTVSLFGDDAWDIRAYMVGPRSTHLYFRGHSPDGVSRALSEATTRQWKQVMYFLMHEATDTVPASGTLQARSMYLREFMFFAAALQLTLYEGLSNIAVVLDYAAQAGMEAKAQRLHSILVKLHRLGVETTGLRVPLAQLHRPLLERWAQHAGYSQYPVIPTRIYQHFLSTCQHDLGIAEGVADVLSDYLARGYAGESPGVSAALVRAAAHFRCKDRRYVVSSLVASISALCQLVIVSFTGMRAAEAENLPYDCLSETRLDGVTHYTIEGVTTKLSGGRPRRACWVTGPLAARAVRLAQRLSGEAHRAHGAQGYAESTDGSHLLFCRMGLNLSYGYVANRAASNVHDDIEAFRERVFPTITVEDIAELKRVDMHRAWEDEPKYAAGQQWPFTRHQLRRTLALYAHRSGLVTLPTLKRQLQHITQEMSMYYARGSAFAKGFIDTDKTHFAKEWAEAQGLSEYLAYAEQVLFSDGRLFGGHAAWTQSRAVQASPVSVYSREQTIRMFEKGELAYRETVLGGCASVEQCKSTPLDWMRLDCLESDCRNLVVVPSKLQRVIKAQQATVEKLRAVDEASVEYRIEAQTLQRLLVAQENLINPETA, encoded by the coding sequence ATGAACAACACGCTGATTGCGCCGATCGCTGAGCGTCCCGACTGGTATCGGGTAGAGGACGATACGGTCGTCACGCACGATACGGCTGGGAACACTGTTTCGCTGTTTGGTGACGACGCCTGGGACATCCGTGCATACATGGTTGGGCCACGCAGCACCCATCTCTATTTCAGGGGTCACTCGCCTGACGGCGTGAGCCGCGCGCTTTCAGAAGCGACTACGCGTCAATGGAAGCAGGTCATGTACTTTCTGATGCACGAAGCGACCGATACGGTACCGGCGTCCGGCACGCTTCAGGCTCGTTCAATGTACCTGAGGGAGTTCATGTTCTTTGCCGCCGCACTTCAGCTTACGCTCTACGAGGGCCTGTCCAACATCGCCGTTGTTCTGGACTATGCGGCGCAAGCCGGGATGGAGGCGAAGGCCCAACGCCTTCATTCGATTCTGGTGAAGCTTCACCGTCTGGGGGTCGAGACCACAGGGCTGCGCGTACCGCTGGCCCAACTGCATAGGCCTCTGCTTGAACGCTGGGCGCAACACGCTGGATACTCGCAATACCCTGTCATCCCGACGCGGATCTACCAGCACTTCCTGTCGACCTGTCAGCATGACCTCGGCATCGCTGAGGGCGTCGCTGACGTTCTGTCGGACTACCTCGCACGCGGGTACGCTGGCGAGAGTCCTGGCGTCTCTGCGGCACTGGTAAGGGCTGCCGCGCACTTCCGGTGCAAGGACCGCCGTTACGTCGTGTCGTCGCTTGTCGCGTCAATTAGCGCGCTATGTCAGCTTGTCATCGTGTCGTTCACCGGCATGCGCGCGGCGGAAGCGGAGAACCTGCCGTACGACTGCCTGAGCGAGACCCGTCTCGATGGCGTGACGCACTACACCATCGAGGGTGTCACGACCAAGCTGTCGGGCGGGCGTCCCAGGCGCGCATGCTGGGTGACCGGTCCGCTCGCTGCTCGCGCCGTCAGGCTCGCGCAACGGCTGTCGGGCGAGGCGCACCGGGCACACGGCGCGCAAGGCTACGCCGAATCGACGGACGGTTCGCACCTGCTGTTCTGCCGGATGGGTCTGAATCTGAGTTATGGGTACGTGGCAAACCGGGCGGCGAGTAACGTACATGACGATATCGAAGCCTTTCGTGAGCGTGTCTTCCCGACGATCACGGTCGAGGACATCGCTGAGCTGAAGCGTGTCGACATGCACCGCGCCTGGGAAGACGAGCCGAAGTACGCGGCCGGGCAACAGTGGCCGTTCACGCGCCATCAGCTTCGCCGCACGCTCGCGCTGTACGCGCACCGCAGCGGTCTCGTAACGCTGCCGACGCTCAAGCGTCAGTTGCAGCACATCACGCAGGAGATGAGCATGTACTACGCTCGTGGCTCGGCATTCGCGAAAGGCTTCATCGACACCGACAAGACCCACTTCGCGAAGGAATGGGCCGAGGCACAGGGCCTGTCCGAGTACCTTGCGTACGCCGAGCAGGTGCTGTTCTCTGACGGGCGGCTATTCGGCGGGCATGCAGCGTGGACGCAGAGCCGTGCCGTGCAGGCCTCGCCTGTGTCGGTCTACTCGCGCGAGCAGACGATCAGGATGTTCGAGAAGGGCGAGCTGGCGTACCGCGAGACAGTGCTAGGCGGCTGTGCCAGCGTCGAACAGTGCAAGTCGACGCCGCTCGACTGGATGCGTCTGGATTGCCTTGAATCGGACTGCCGTAACCTCGTGGTTGTGCCGTCAAAGCTTCAGCGCGTGATCAAGGCGCAGCAGGCTACGGTCGAGAAGCTGCGCGCTGTCGATGAGGCTAGCGTCGAATACCGTATCGAAGCACAGACGCTGCAACGACTGCTTGTCGCGCAAGAGAACCTGATCAACCCGGAGACAGCATGA